ACGGCGCACTCGCCGCGCGCTTCGCTTCCTATCTCGCACAGCAGCTCGGCGATATCCGCCGCCTGCTCCTCTGACGCGTTGACGTCTGCCTCTCCCCTCCGGGGGAGGGGGCTGGGGTGAGGGGCCAATCTTGCGAAGACGTCCTTTCACTGCGTAGCGAAAAGAAATCCAAGGATTCCCCATGGCAAGCACCATCGAAATCAAAGTCCCCGACATCGGCGGCCACGACAACGTGCCGGTGATCGAGGTGCTGGTGAAGGTTGGCGACACCGTCGCCAAGGAACAGAGCCTGATCACGCTCGAGTCGGACAAGGCCACGATGGAGATTCCGTCGAGCGCCGCCGGCGTGATCAAGGAGCTGAAGGTCAAGGTGGGCGACGAAGTGTCCGAAGGCGCGCTGATCGCCGTGCTGGAAGCCGCTGACGGCGCCGCCAAGGCGGATGCGCCGAAGGCCGCTGCTCCGGCACCCGCACCGGCGCCGGCTCCTGCCGCAGCGCCGGCACCGGCTGCCGCGCCCGCGCCGAAGGCCGCCGGTGCCTCGGGCCGCACGCCCGACATCGAATGCAAGCTGGTCGTGCTCGGCTCCGGCCCCGGCGGCTACACCGCCGCGTTCCGCGCGGCCGACCTCGACGTCGATACCGTGCTGGTCGAGCGTTACGCCACGCTGGGCGGCGTCTGCCTCAACGTCGGCTGCATTCCCTCCAAGGCGCTGCTGCACGCGGCCGCCGTGATCGACGAAGCGGAAGCGATGGCCGCGCACGGCGTCAGCTTCGGCGCGCCGAAGATCGACATCGACAAGCTGCGCGACTTCAAGACCAAGGTGGTCGGCAAGCTCACCGGCGGCCTGTCCAGCATGGCCAAGCAGCGCAAGGTGCGTACCGTGCAGGGCGTGGGTACCTTCGTCTCGCCGAACGAGATGGAAGTCCAGACGGCCGAAGGCACCAAGCTGATCCGTTTCGAGAACGCCATCATCGCCGCGGGTTCGCAGTCGGTGAAGCTGCCGGCCTTCCCGTGGGACGACGAGCGCATCATGGATTCCACCGGCGCGCTCGAGCTGAAGGAAGTGCCGAAGAAGCTGCTCGTCGTCGGTGGCGGCATCATTGGCCTGGAAATGGCCACCGTGTACTCCTCGCTCGGCAGCGAAGTGACCGTGGTCGAGTTCATGGACCAGATCATCCCGGGCGCCGACGCCGACCTGATCAAGCCGCTGGCGCAGCGCCTGGCCAAGAAGCTCAAGGGCGTGCACCTCAAGACCAAGGTGGTGGAAGCCAAGGCCACCAAGAAGGGCATCGAGGT
This genomic interval from Dyella japonica A8 contains the following:
- the lpdA gene encoding dihydrolipoyl dehydrogenase; the encoded protein is MASTIEIKVPDIGGHDNVPVIEVLVKVGDTVAKEQSLITLESDKATMEIPSSAAGVIKELKVKVGDEVSEGALIAVLEAADGAAKADAPKAAAPAPAPAPAPAAAPAPAAAPAPKAAGASGRTPDIECKLVVLGSGPGGYTAAFRAADLDVDTVLVERYATLGGVCLNVGCIPSKALLHAAAVIDEAEAMAAHGVSFGAPKIDIDKLRDFKTKVVGKLTGGLSSMAKQRKVRTVQGVGTFVSPNEMEVQTAEGTKLIRFENAIIAAGSQSVKLPAFPWDDERIMDSTGALELKEVPKKLLVVGGGIIGLEMATVYSSLGSEVTVVEFMDQIIPGADADLIKPLAQRLAKKLKGVHLKTKVVEAKATKKGIEVSYEGESIPETTVFDRVLVAVGRSPNGNKIGADKAGVAVTERGFINVDTQMRTNVPHIYAIGDLVGQPMLAHKATHEARVAAEVVAGMKSYFDARVIPSVAFTDPEVAWVGVTEREAKEKGLKVGVGKFPWAASGRAIGIDRTEGFTKLIFDEETHRIVGGAIVGPHAGDLISELCLAIEMGAEAADIGLTIHPHPTLGESVGMAAEVYEGTITDLYMPKKKK